A portion of the Panthera tigris isolate Pti1 chromosome E1, P.tigris_Pti1_mat1.1, whole genome shotgun sequence genome contains these proteins:
- the TMEM235 gene encoding LOW QUALITY PROTEIN: transmembrane protein 235 (The sequence of the model RefSeq protein was modified relative to this genomic sequence to represent the inferred CDS: inserted 2 bases in 2 codons; deleted 2 bases in 1 codon), whose amino-acid sequence MARLGALLSFALLAAAVASDYRYVLEVADAGNRTGRAARRSWHXGLWRVCKGQNSCVPLSDPFAGESLDASTSVQRPVSLHRAVMVVLPLSLVLVVCGWVCGLFGSLAQSVLLLLSASCYFLLGGALTLVGVSIYTSYSHLAFPETAHQYGPRXVRISFGWSAAPVWGCCTSEALSGLPLLTAARALSLSAARCPPLRGHLSLRGASGGGERGSVSLRMPRPGWSSGWEGTPGGMS is encoded by the exons ATGGCCCGGCTGGGCGCGCTGCTCAGCTTCGCGCTGCTGGCGGCCGCCGTGGCCAGCGACTACCGGTACGTCCTGGAGGTGGCGGACGCGGGCAACCGCACGGGGCGCGCCGCGCGGCGGTCCTGGC TCGGGCTCTGGCGCGTCTGCAAAG GGCAAAACAGCTGCGTCCCCCTGAGCGACCCCTTTGCCGGCGAGAGCCTGGATGCCTCCACCTCGGTGCAGCGCCCCGTCT CCCTCCACCGAGCTGTCATGGTGGTCTTGCCCCTGAGCCTCGTCCTTGTCGTGTGCGGCTGGGTCTGCGGCCTCTTCGGTTCCCTGGCACAGAGCGTCCTTCTGCTGCTCTCTGCCAGCTGCTACTTCTTGCTGGGAG gtgccctgaccctgGTGGGGGTCAGCATCTACACCAGCTACTCGCACCTGGCCTTCCCTGAGACTGCCCACCAGTACGGCCCCC ACGTCCGCATCAGCTTCGGCTGGTCAGCAGCCCCGGTCTGGGGCTGTTGCACCTCGGAGGCACTCAGCGGCCTCCCCCTGCTCACAGCGGCCCGAGCCCTCAGCCTGAGC GCAGCCAGGTGTCCCCCACTCCGTGGTCATTTGAGTCTCAGAGGGGCGAGCGGCGGCGGGGAGAGGGGCTCAGTTTCCCTTCGCATGCCTAGGCCTGGCTGGAGCTCTGGCTGGGAGGGCACCcctggag GCATGAGTTGA
- the LOC102951123 gene encoding probable low-specificity L-threonine aldolase 2 isoform X4, producing the protein MAQEEAGCRGFSEGPLDPDMRSPRPQTVQLADQGSCLAWPLTSSRHGLTVMSDARRLPLLMNPPRTPSLSSSELQEKAATLLGVDRTLFVPTNTMANLISVMCHCQRRGSQLLLGQESHLHVYEQGGVAQIAGVHSHPLPDLPHGTLDLLELERMVTRGLGSPYHPVCELICLENTHSSSGGRVLPIDYLRQGLGAPVGALVGGPKDFIEGAWRLRKALGGGMRQAGVLAAAALVGLADVEEVLLRDHQNARRFAQGLQELASPICSVDLAAVETNMVMVTVDGLPPQELCWRLQAVSADEVAQTGRAVRVLLFPWTGRSVRAVWHRDVSARDTELALRKWGKPGAPPVSGTGTGTGRHGCR; encoded by the exons atGGCCCAGGAGGAGGCTGGGTGTAGAGGGTTCAGTGAGGGGCCTCTGGACCCAGACATGCGGTCACCAAGACCACAGACTGTGCAGCTGGCAGACCAGGGCTCTTGTCTGGCTTGGCCACTCACCTCATCACGACATGGGCTCACGGTTATGAGTGATGCAAGGAGACTGCCATTGTTGATGAATCCTCCTCGCACCCCATCCCTCTCCTCCTCAGAGCTGCAGGAAAAGGCAGCCACGCTGCTGGGGGTGGATCGGACCTTGTTCGTGCCCACCAACACCATGGCCAACCTTATCTCTG TGATGTGTCACTGCCAGCGCAGgggctcccagctcctcctcggGCAGGAGAGCCACCTCCACGTCTATGAGCAGGGCGGGGTGGCTCAG ATTGCTGGGGTgcactcccaccccctcccagacCTGCCCCATGGGACCCTGGACCTGCTTGAGCTGGAGAGGATGGTCACACGGGGCCTCGGGAGCCCCTACCACCCGGTCTGTGAGCTCATCTGCCTGGAAAACACCCACAGCAGCTCGGGCGGCCGGGTTCTCCCCATCGACTACCTACGCCAG ggCCTGGGCGCACCGGTGGGAGCCCTGGTTGGGGGGCCCAAGGACTTCATCGAAGGAGCCTGGCGCCTCCGGAAAGCCCTGGGCGGGGGGATGCGCCAGGCGGGGGTGCTGGCCGCAGCTGCCCTGGTTGGACTGGCAGACGTGGAGGAGGTGCTGCTGAGGGACCACCAGAACGCTCGGAGATTTGCCCAAG GGCTCCAGGAGCTGGCGTCCCCTATCTGCTCCGTGGATCTCGCCGCCGTGGAGACGAACatggtgatggtgacagtggaCGGGCTGCCGCCCCAGGAGCTCTGCTGGCGTCTGCAGGCCGTGAGCGCTGACGAGGTGGCGCAGACCGGCCGCGCAGTGCGCGTGCTGCTGTTCCCCTGGACCGGGCGGTCAGTGCGCGCCGTGTGGCACCGCGACGTCTCCGCACGGGACACCGAGCTGGCGCTGAGGAAGTGGGG CAAGCCCGGAGCGCCTCCTGTGTCGGGAACGGGGACAGGGACGGGGCGCCACGGATGCCGATAG
- the LOC102951123 gene encoding probable low-specificity L-threonine aldolase 2 isoform X1 — protein MAQEEAGCRGFSEGPLDPDMRSPRPQTVQLADQGSCLAWPLTSSRHGLTVMSDARRLPLLMNPPRTPSLSSSELQEKAATLLGVDRTLFVPTNTMANLISVMCHCQRRGSQLLLGQESHLHVYEQGGVAQIAGVHSHPLPDLPHGTLDLLELERMVTRGLGSPYHPVCELICLENTHSSSGGRVLPIDYLRQVRLLAQSCGVRVHLDGARLMNAAVALHVPPASIVEHCDSVSLCFSKGLGAPVGALVGGPKDFIEGAWRLRKALGGGMRQAGVLAAAALVGLADVEEVLLRDHQNARRFAQGLQELASPICSVDLAAVETNMVMVTVDGLPPQELCWRLQAVSADEVAQTGRAVRVLLFPWTGRSVRAVWHRDVSARDTELALRKWGKPGAPPVSGTGTGTGRHGCR, from the exons atGGCCCAGGAGGAGGCTGGGTGTAGAGGGTTCAGTGAGGGGCCTCTGGACCCAGACATGCGGTCACCAAGACCACAGACTGTGCAGCTGGCAGACCAGGGCTCTTGTCTGGCTTGGCCACTCACCTCATCACGACATGGGCTCACGGTTATGAGTGATGCAAGGAGACTGCCATTGTTGATGAATCCTCCTCGCACCCCATCCCTCTCCTCCTCAGAGCTGCAGGAAAAGGCAGCCACGCTGCTGGGGGTGGATCGGACCTTGTTCGTGCCCACCAACACCATGGCCAACCTTATCTCTG TGATGTGTCACTGCCAGCGCAGgggctcccagctcctcctcggGCAGGAGAGCCACCTCCACGTCTATGAGCAGGGCGGGGTGGCTCAG ATTGCTGGGGTgcactcccaccccctcccagacCTGCCCCATGGGACCCTGGACCTGCTTGAGCTGGAGAGGATGGTCACACGGGGCCTCGGGAGCCCCTACCACCCGGTCTGTGAGCTCATCTGCCTGGAAAACACCCACAGCAGCTCGGGCGGCCGGGTTCTCCCCATCGACTACCTACGCCAG GTGCGCCTCCTGGCCCAGAGCTGCGGGGTCCGGGTCCACCTGGACGGGGCCCGGCTGATGAACGCTGCGGTGGCTCTGCACGTGCCCCCCGCCAGCATCGTGGAGCACTgtgactctgtgtctctctgtttctccaag ggCCTGGGCGCACCGGTGGGAGCCCTGGTTGGGGGGCCCAAGGACTTCATCGAAGGAGCCTGGCGCCTCCGGAAAGCCCTGGGCGGGGGGATGCGCCAGGCGGGGGTGCTGGCCGCAGCTGCCCTGGTTGGACTGGCAGACGTGGAGGAGGTGCTGCTGAGGGACCACCAGAACGCTCGGAGATTTGCCCAAG GGCTCCAGGAGCTGGCGTCCCCTATCTGCTCCGTGGATCTCGCCGCCGTGGAGACGAACatggtgatggtgacagtggaCGGGCTGCCGCCCCAGGAGCTCTGCTGGCGTCTGCAGGCCGTGAGCGCTGACGAGGTGGCGCAGACCGGCCGCGCAGTGCGCGTGCTGCTGTTCCCCTGGACCGGGCGGTCAGTGCGCGCCGTGTGGCACCGCGACGTCTCCGCACGGGACACCGAGCTGGCGCTGAGGAAGTGGGG CAAGCCCGGAGCGCCTCCTGTGTCGGGAACGGGGACAGGGACGGGGCGCCACGGATGCCGATAG
- the LOC102951123 gene encoding probable low-specificity L-threonine aldolase 2 isoform X2: MAQEEAGCRGFSEGPLDPDMRSPRPQTVQLADQGSCLAWPLTSSRHGLTVMSDARRLPLLMNPPRTPSLSSSELQEKAATLLGVDRTLFVPTNTMANLISVMCHCQRRGSQLLLGQESHLHVYEQGGVAQIAGVHSHPLPDLPHGTLDLLELERMVTRGLGSPYHPVCELICLENTHSSSGGRVLPIDYLRQVRLLAQSCGVRVHLDGARLMNAAVALHVPPASIVEHCDSVSLCFSKGLGAPVGALVGGPKDFIEGAWRLRKALGGGMRQAGVLAAAALVGLADVEEVLLRDHQNARRFAQGLQELASPICSVDLAAVETNMVMVTVDGLPPQELCWRLQAVSADEVAQTGRAVRVLLFPWTGRSVRAVWHRDVSARDTELALRKWGFVLKQLGALRTG; the protein is encoded by the exons atGGCCCAGGAGGAGGCTGGGTGTAGAGGGTTCAGTGAGGGGCCTCTGGACCCAGACATGCGGTCACCAAGACCACAGACTGTGCAGCTGGCAGACCAGGGCTCTTGTCTGGCTTGGCCACTCACCTCATCACGACATGGGCTCACGGTTATGAGTGATGCAAGGAGACTGCCATTGTTGATGAATCCTCCTCGCACCCCATCCCTCTCCTCCTCAGAGCTGCAGGAAAAGGCAGCCACGCTGCTGGGGGTGGATCGGACCTTGTTCGTGCCCACCAACACCATGGCCAACCTTATCTCTG TGATGTGTCACTGCCAGCGCAGgggctcccagctcctcctcggGCAGGAGAGCCACCTCCACGTCTATGAGCAGGGCGGGGTGGCTCAG ATTGCTGGGGTgcactcccaccccctcccagacCTGCCCCATGGGACCCTGGACCTGCTTGAGCTGGAGAGGATGGTCACACGGGGCCTCGGGAGCCCCTACCACCCGGTCTGTGAGCTCATCTGCCTGGAAAACACCCACAGCAGCTCGGGCGGCCGGGTTCTCCCCATCGACTACCTACGCCAG GTGCGCCTCCTGGCCCAGAGCTGCGGGGTCCGGGTCCACCTGGACGGGGCCCGGCTGATGAACGCTGCGGTGGCTCTGCACGTGCCCCCCGCCAGCATCGTGGAGCACTgtgactctgtgtctctctgtttctccaag ggCCTGGGCGCACCGGTGGGAGCCCTGGTTGGGGGGCCCAAGGACTTCATCGAAGGAGCCTGGCGCCTCCGGAAAGCCCTGGGCGGGGGGATGCGCCAGGCGGGGGTGCTGGCCGCAGCTGCCCTGGTTGGACTGGCAGACGTGGAGGAGGTGCTGCTGAGGGACCACCAGAACGCTCGGAGATTTGCCCAAG GGCTCCAGGAGCTGGCGTCCCCTATCTGCTCCGTGGATCTCGCCGCCGTGGAGACGAACatggtgatggtgacagtggaCGGGCTGCCGCCCCAGGAGCTCTGCTGGCGTCTGCAGGCCGTGAGCGCTGACGAGGTGGCGCAGACCGGCCGCGCAGTGCGCGTGCTGCTGTTCCCCTGGACCGGGCGGTCAGTGCGCGCCGTGTGGCACCGCGACGTCTCCGCACGGGACACCGAGCTGGCGCTGAGGAAGTGGGGGTTCGTGCTGAAGCAGCTGGGGGCCCTGAGGACGGGGTGA
- the LOC102951123 gene encoding probable low-specificity L-threonine aldolase 2 isoform X3, which produces MLRGLARAAVQRQGALRTRGSGGGAGVPVHVVDLRSDTVTKPGPAMRRAMAEAVVGDDDYGEDPTVRELQEKAATLLGVDRTLFVPTNTMANLISVMCHCQRRGSQLLLGQESHLHVYEQGGVAQIAGVHSHPLPDLPHGTLDLLELERMVTRGLGSPYHPVCELICLENTHSSSGGRVLPIDYLRQVRLLAQSCGVRVHLDGARLMNAAVALHVPPASIVEHCDSVSLCFSKGLGAPVGALVGGPKDFIEGAWRLRKALGGGMRQAGVLAAAALVGLADVEEVLLRDHQNARRFAQGLQELASPICSVDLAAVETNMVMVTVDGLPPQELCWRLQAVSADEVAQTGRAVRVLLFPWTGRSVRAVWHRDVSARDTELALRKWGFVLKQLGALRTG; this is translated from the exons ATGCTTCGTGGACTGGCTCGGGCCGCGGTCCAGCGGCAGGGGGCCCTCCGGACGCGGgggtctgggggcggggcgggggtcccGGTGCACGTGGTGGACCTGCGCAGCGACACGGTGACCAAGCCCGGGCCGGCCATGAGGCGCGCCATGGCCGAGGCGGTCGTGGGGGACGACGACTACGGCGAGGACCCCACCGTCCGCG AGCTGCAGGAAAAGGCAGCCACGCTGCTGGGGGTGGATCGGACCTTGTTCGTGCCCACCAACACCATGGCCAACCTTATCTCTG TGATGTGTCACTGCCAGCGCAGgggctcccagctcctcctcggGCAGGAGAGCCACCTCCACGTCTATGAGCAGGGCGGGGTGGCTCAG ATTGCTGGGGTgcactcccaccccctcccagacCTGCCCCATGGGACCCTGGACCTGCTTGAGCTGGAGAGGATGGTCACACGGGGCCTCGGGAGCCCCTACCACCCGGTCTGTGAGCTCATCTGCCTGGAAAACACCCACAGCAGCTCGGGCGGCCGGGTTCTCCCCATCGACTACCTACGCCAG GTGCGCCTCCTGGCCCAGAGCTGCGGGGTCCGGGTCCACCTGGACGGGGCCCGGCTGATGAACGCTGCGGTGGCTCTGCACGTGCCCCCCGCCAGCATCGTGGAGCACTgtgactctgtgtctctctgtttctccaag ggCCTGGGCGCACCGGTGGGAGCCCTGGTTGGGGGGCCCAAGGACTTCATCGAAGGAGCCTGGCGCCTCCGGAAAGCCCTGGGCGGGGGGATGCGCCAGGCGGGGGTGCTGGCCGCAGCTGCCCTGGTTGGACTGGCAGACGTGGAGGAGGTGCTGCTGAGGGACCACCAGAACGCTCGGAGATTTGCCCAAG GGCTCCAGGAGCTGGCGTCCCCTATCTGCTCCGTGGATCTCGCCGCCGTGGAGACGAACatggtgatggtgacagtggaCGGGCTGCCGCCCCAGGAGCTCTGCTGGCGTCTGCAGGCCGTGAGCGCTGACGAGGTGGCGCAGACCGGCCGCGCAGTGCGCGTGCTGCTGTTCCCCTGGACCGGGCGGTCAGTGCGCGCCGTGTGGCACCGCGACGTCTCCGCACGGGACACCGAGCTGGCGCTGAGGAAGTGGGGGTTCGTGCTGAAGCAGCTGGGGGCCCTGAGGACGGGGTGA
- the LOC102951123 gene encoding probable low-specificity L-threonine aldolase 1 isoform X5 yields MAQEEAGCRGFSEGPLDPDMRSPRPQTVQLADQGSCLAWPLTSSRHGLTVMSDARRLPLLMNPPRTPSLSSSELQEKAATLLGVDRTLFVPTNTMANLISVMCHCQRRGSQLLLGQESHLHVYEQGGVAQIAGVHSHPLPDLPHGTLDLLELERMVTRGLGSPYHPVCELICLENTHSSSGGRVLPIDYLRQVRLLAQSCGVRVHLDGARLMNAAVALHVPPASIVEHCDSVSLCFSKGLGAPVGALVGGPKDFIEGAWRLRKALGGGMRQAGVLAAAALVGLADVEEVLLRDHQNARRFAQVLETAPSCPHLKEE; encoded by the exons atGGCCCAGGAGGAGGCTGGGTGTAGAGGGTTCAGTGAGGGGCCTCTGGACCCAGACATGCGGTCACCAAGACCACAGACTGTGCAGCTGGCAGACCAGGGCTCTTGTCTGGCTTGGCCACTCACCTCATCACGACATGGGCTCACGGTTATGAGTGATGCAAGGAGACTGCCATTGTTGATGAATCCTCCTCGCACCCCATCCCTCTCCTCCTCAGAGCTGCAGGAAAAGGCAGCCACGCTGCTGGGGGTGGATCGGACCTTGTTCGTGCCCACCAACACCATGGCCAACCTTATCTCTG TGATGTGTCACTGCCAGCGCAGgggctcccagctcctcctcggGCAGGAGAGCCACCTCCACGTCTATGAGCAGGGCGGGGTGGCTCAG ATTGCTGGGGTgcactcccaccccctcccagacCTGCCCCATGGGACCCTGGACCTGCTTGAGCTGGAGAGGATGGTCACACGGGGCCTCGGGAGCCCCTACCACCCGGTCTGTGAGCTCATCTGCCTGGAAAACACCCACAGCAGCTCGGGCGGCCGGGTTCTCCCCATCGACTACCTACGCCAG GTGCGCCTCCTGGCCCAGAGCTGCGGGGTCCGGGTCCACCTGGACGGGGCCCGGCTGATGAACGCTGCGGTGGCTCTGCACGTGCCCCCCGCCAGCATCGTGGAGCACTgtgactctgtgtctctctgtttctccaag ggCCTGGGCGCACCGGTGGGAGCCCTGGTTGGGGGGCCCAAGGACTTCATCGAAGGAGCCTGGCGCCTCCGGAAAGCCCTGGGCGGGGGGATGCGCCAGGCGGGGGTGCTGGCCGCAGCTGCCCTGGTTGGACTGGCAGACGTGGAGGAGGTGCTGCTGAGGGACCACCAGAACGCTCGGAGATTTGCCCAAG TCCTCGAAACAGCCCCTTCGTGTCCCCACTTGAAAGaggagtaa